In one Methylocaldum szegediense genomic region, the following are encoded:
- a CDS encoding bifunctional diguanylate cyclase/phosphodiesterase, with amino-acid sequence MTFRKLLNGLNIGWAGQAELRRVPPSVNITGIVSEPRSPFLSLFWKGFLFLSIMIVGIGSSFAVLNYFYLEYQFQQQRQLDRRLLSRQVQDLLDRSTSRLQQIGSLLASVGGFASALTGENFAGLQQAANVFNDFQYDLDIERLVLFKPNAQRFWQWGNAAQSEAPRPEEQATVRQVFMEEKPLSLLSCEPHCALSTYQPVLSRGRVVGVFSLTQSIAQLVVEHRSLTGSDLAILTSNSSESSGYAIPKWSMRVAALTHSERLAPFLEHLSEHSDDAIAASKEIHHWKGRYYAIDVMPLSDLLKAEGLVLMISDVTAQVSQIRSATRDGILLSGVSLLTAELLLLLLMRLPIRQLRRLADTLPMLAQGAYMEARQRLAHRTSGLNDEITILSATAVTLSHQLEAQAQAITHKTSELAAERDFVQGLLDTAQVIILTQTREGRILTANDFVIQITGYSQSDLGGKEFLSLILKSKIGDDLEQALIGLWSGQRKRLQHEAELLCKDGSRRFVVWVHTRLHENNAEGIAILSVGLDVTDRVEAENRMIWLANHDPLTGLYNRHRFQQELERQFAEVERNKTRAAILLFDLDHFKDINDTSGHLAGDALLRKIAQELKNRVRKTDIAARLGGDEFAILMPNQTPEGALAFANLLNHRLAEQPLRIQQKIFRISASIGIAMIPEHGTEMDEIMANADLAMYQAKDRGRGRVYLFSYDDRSKQRISERTLWKQAIQEALAARRLIFHYQPIASIAGREVRFHESLIRLKRSDGVLVSPEEFLEFAQLTGLISEIDRYAVEANIRLLTDFVERAPPGAIHVNLSGSALTDRDWTSALKFALKNGSLKPEQLIFEITETAAIADFGTAKEIMEELADLGFRFAIDDFGAGFASFSYLRHLPVKFVKIDKSYVTNLIDNPQDRAFVSAITTLAHGNDIEVIAEGVEDEATLLALAELGVDMAQGYFIGQPTPLMSD; translated from the coding sequence TTGACATTCAGAAAACTACTTAACGGACTCAACATCGGTTGGGCTGGCCAGGCGGAACTGCGCCGAGTTCCTCCTTCGGTCAATATCACTGGGATCGTTTCCGAACCACGCTCGCCTTTTCTAAGCCTGTTTTGGAAGGGCTTTCTGTTTCTCAGCATTATGATCGTGGGGATCGGCAGTTCCTTCGCCGTACTGAACTACTTTTACCTCGAGTATCAGTTTCAGCAGCAGCGTCAACTCGATAGACGCCTGTTGAGCCGCCAAGTTCAGGATTTGCTGGACCGTTCGACGTCACGTCTGCAGCAAATCGGCTCTCTCCTGGCTTCCGTGGGCGGCTTCGCTTCGGCCCTGACTGGAGAGAATTTTGCTGGGTTACAGCAGGCCGCCAACGTTTTCAATGATTTTCAGTACGACCTGGACATAGAGCGCCTTGTGCTATTCAAACCGAATGCACAGCGCTTCTGGCAATGGGGCAATGCTGCTCAGTCTGAAGCGCCGCGTCCGGAAGAGCAAGCGACCGTTCGGCAAGTATTCATGGAAGAAAAGCCATTGTCATTATTGTCGTGCGAACCGCATTGCGCGCTCAGCACCTATCAGCCAGTTTTATCCCGTGGCCGGGTCGTCGGCGTTTTCAGCCTTACCCAATCCATCGCACAGCTCGTCGTCGAACACCGCTCCTTGACCGGTTCGGACCTCGCGATCCTGACCTCGAACAGCTCGGAAAGCAGTGGCTACGCAATCCCGAAGTGGTCGATGCGTGTCGCTGCGCTCACCCACTCCGAACGCCTGGCCCCATTCCTGGAGCATTTGTCGGAACACTCTGACGATGCGATAGCCGCCAGTAAGGAGATTCATCATTGGAAAGGCCGCTATTACGCCATCGACGTGATGCCGCTCAGTGACTTGCTTAAGGCCGAAGGACTGGTCCTGATGATCAGCGACGTCACCGCTCAGGTGAGCCAAATTAGAAGCGCGACTCGGGACGGTATCCTGCTGAGCGGTGTGAGCCTGTTGACCGCCGAACTGCTGCTGCTTTTGCTGATGCGTCTGCCGATTCGTCAACTTCGGCGCTTGGCCGACACGCTGCCCATGTTGGCACAAGGAGCGTATATGGAAGCGAGACAGCGTCTTGCCCACCGAACCTCGGGGCTAAACGACGAAATCACCATTCTAAGTGCCACCGCTGTGACTTTGTCGCATCAACTCGAAGCGCAAGCGCAGGCCATTACGCATAAAACCAGCGAACTCGCCGCCGAACGCGACTTCGTTCAAGGATTGCTCGACACGGCTCAAGTCATCATTCTGACTCAAACCAGGGAGGGGCGAATTCTCACCGCCAACGACTTCGTCATACAAATTACCGGGTACAGCCAAAGCGATCTCGGCGGCAAGGAATTTCTGTCCTTAATCTTGAAAAGCAAGATCGGCGATGATCTGGAACAGGCGCTGATCGGATTGTGGAGCGGGCAACGGAAACGCTTGCAGCATGAGGCGGAGTTGTTGTGTAAAGACGGTTCCCGTCGTTTCGTGGTTTGGGTACACACCCGTCTCCACGAAAACAACGCGGAGGGCATTGCGATCTTATCGGTCGGCCTCGATGTCACGGACCGAGTCGAGGCGGAGAACCGTATGATTTGGCTTGCCAACCATGATCCCCTAACCGGCCTCTATAATCGCCATCGCTTTCAGCAGGAGCTGGAGCGCCAATTTGCTGAAGTGGAAAGGAACAAAACACGAGCCGCCATCCTTCTTTTCGACCTGGATCATTTCAAGGACATCAACGATACCAGCGGTCATCTAGCCGGCGACGCGCTGCTCCGCAAGATCGCCCAAGAGCTGAAAAACCGTGTGCGCAAGACCGACATCGCCGCAAGACTGGGCGGCGACGAATTCGCTATTTTGATGCCGAACCAAACCCCGGAGGGAGCGCTGGCCTTCGCCAATCTCCTAAATCACCGACTCGCGGAGCAGCCGCTCAGGATTCAGCAGAAAATCTTTCGGATTTCCGCCAGCATCGGCATTGCCATGATTCCCGAGCACGGCACGGAGATGGACGAGATCATGGCGAACGCGGATCTCGCGATGTATCAAGCGAAAGACCGCGGGCGCGGCCGGGTCTATTTATTCTCTTACGACGATCGCTCCAAGCAGCGCATCAGCGAGCGCACACTCTGGAAACAGGCCATTCAGGAAGCTCTCGCGGCACGCCGGCTGATATTTCATTATCAACCGATCGCTTCCATTGCGGGGCGCGAAGTCCGTTTCCACGAATCCTTAATACGCCTAAAACGATCCGACGGCGTCTTGGTCTCGCCGGAGGAATTTCTCGAATTCGCTCAACTAACCGGGCTCATCAGCGAGATCGACCGCTATGCCGTCGAAGCCAATATCCGCCTGCTGACTGACTTCGTCGAACGGGCACCGCCAGGCGCGATTCACGTAAATCTTTCCGGGTCTGCCTTGACCGACCGCGACTGGACCAGCGCCTTGAAATTCGCGTTGAAGAACGGTTCGCTCAAACCCGAGCAACTCATTTTCGAGATTACGGAAACCGCTGCCATTGCCGACTTCGGAACCGCCAAGGAAATCATGGAAGAATTGGCGGATTTAGGGTTTCGTTTTGCTATCGACGACTTTGGCGCCGGTTTCGCGTCGTTCTCGTATTTGCGGCACCTGCCTGTGAAATTCGTCAAGATCGACAAGAGTTACGTCACTAACTTGATCGACAATCCGCAGGATCGAGCATTCGTTTCAGCCATCACGACGCTCGCTCACGGAAACGACATTGAGGTGATTGCCGAAGGTGTTGAAGATGAAGCCACTCTTCTTGCCCTGGCCGAATTGGGCGTGGACATGGCACAAGGCTACTTTATCGGACAGCCGACCCCCCTCATGAGCGATTAA
- a CDS encoding mannose-1-phosphate guanylyltransferase/mannose-6-phosphate isomerase: MTIPVQPVVLSGGAGTRLWPFSREAYPKQFLSLTGDKSLFQQTVDRVLSTDPEDGHLEFLSPLIVCNEIHRFIVAEQLRLLGVEGSGILLEPVGKNTAPAVTLAALHAQESGRDPVLAVLPSDHHVEDVAEFQARMSKAVEMAAKGDIVTFGIVAESPETGFGYIRRGPEIEDGVYVLDGFTEKPDAKTAAEYLASERYYWNSGIFVMRVGTWLEQIARHQPAIFDACKAALAASKRDGDFIRIDKEAFAKCPSDSIDYAVMEKLTSGSQEGPRGAVLPLDVGWSDLGSWPALSKVRPRDGDGNVTIGDVFLKDTQNSLLYSQSRFVAAVGLADVVVIETTDAVLVAHKDRAQDVKTITEHLKKANRSEHIFHTKVHRPWGDYESIDNGQRYQVKRLTIKPGATLSLQLHHHRAEHWIVVKGTARVTRGEETFLLTENESTYIPLGVKHRLENPGTIPLEIIEVQSGSYLGEDDIVRFEDRYHRLESP; the protein is encoded by the coding sequence ATGACGATACCTGTGCAGCCCGTGGTGTTGTCCGGAGGTGCCGGCACTCGGTTATGGCCATTTTCGCGGGAAGCCTACCCGAAGCAATTTCTCTCTCTGACCGGGGATAAGAGCCTGTTTCAGCAGACCGTTGATCGGGTTTTGAGCACGGACCCTGAAGACGGCCATTTGGAATTTCTATCGCCACTGATTGTTTGCAATGAAATTCACCGTTTCATCGTGGCGGAACAACTCAGACTGCTGGGCGTGGAGGGGAGCGGAATTCTTTTGGAGCCGGTTGGAAAAAATACCGCTCCGGCGGTAACGCTCGCGGCTTTGCACGCCCAGGAGAGCGGTCGGGATCCGGTTCTGGCGGTCTTGCCTTCAGACCATCACGTTGAGGACGTAGCCGAGTTTCAGGCGCGAATGTCGAAAGCTGTGGAAATGGCTGCGAAGGGTGACATCGTTACTTTCGGCATCGTTGCCGAGAGTCCGGAGACTGGCTTTGGCTATATTCGGCGAGGTCCCGAAATCGAGGACGGGGTATACGTTCTCGACGGCTTTACGGAAAAACCGGACGCCAAAACGGCTGCCGAGTATCTGGCTTCTGAGCGCTATTACTGGAACAGCGGGATCTTCGTCATGCGGGTCGGCACTTGGCTGGAACAGATCGCCCGGCACCAGCCCGCCATTTTCGACGCCTGCAAAGCGGCTTTGGCGGCGAGCAAGCGTGACGGCGATTTCATACGCATCGACAAAGAAGCTTTTGCGAAGTGTCCCAGCGACTCTATCGACTACGCGGTTATGGAAAAATTGACCTCGGGATCGCAAGAGGGACCTAGAGGCGCCGTGTTGCCGCTGGACGTGGGTTGGTCCGATCTAGGTTCATGGCCTGCACTCAGCAAAGTGAGACCTCGCGATGGCGACGGCAATGTCACGATAGGCGATGTTTTTCTGAAGGATACCCAGAACTCATTGCTGTATTCGCAGAGCCGCTTCGTGGCGGCTGTCGGTTTGGCGGACGTCGTGGTCATTGAAACCACCGATGCCGTCCTCGTAGCTCACAAGGACAGAGCCCAGGACGTCAAAACGATTACCGAGCATCTCAAGAAGGCCAATCGGTCTGAACACATATTCCATACGAAGGTGCATAGGCCATGGGGCGATTACGAGTCGATCGACAACGGCCAGCGCTACCAGGTTAAACGCCTCACGATCAAGCCGGGCGCGACCCTTTCGCTACAGCTGCACCATCATCGGGCGGAGCACTGGATTGTCGTGAAGGGAACGGCGCGGGTGACCCGCGGCGAAGAGACTTTTCTCCTTACGGAAAACGAGTCCACCTATATTCCTCTCGGTGTCAAACATCGTCTTGAAAACCCCGGTACGATTCCTTTGGAAATCATTGAAGTACAGTCCGGAAGTTATCTCGGCGAGGACGATATCGTTCGGTTCGAAGACCGATACCATCGCCTCGAATCTCCGTAA
- the ychF gene encoding redox-regulated ATPase YchF encodes MTLHCGIVGLPNVGKSTLFNALTKAAIAAENYPFCTIDPNVGVVPVPDPRLDALAEIVKPERVVPTTIEFVDIAGLVAGASKGEGLGNQFLAHIRETDAIAHVVRCFEDEDVVHVAGKVDPISDIEVINTELTLADLATVDKALARVSKSAKSGNKNEVAKKQIIEKLLEHLDAGQPARTAPLDDEAKALIRDLHLLTMKPTMYIANVREDGFENNPYLDAVVAFAKKEDAVVVPVCAAFEAEIAQLEDDEKEEFLKEMGLTEPGLNRVIRAAYQLLNLATYFTAGVKEVRAWTIPVGATAPRAAGVIHTDFERGFIRAEVIAYEDFIAYRGEQGAKDAGKWRLEGKDYVMKDGDVVHFRFNV; translated from the coding sequence ATGACGCTGCACTGCGGGATCGTGGGTTTGCCGAATGTCGGCAAATCCACTTTGTTTAATGCCCTGACGAAAGCCGCCATTGCGGCGGAAAACTATCCTTTTTGCACCATCGATCCGAATGTCGGCGTGGTTCCTGTGCCTGACCCTCGGCTAGATGCGCTGGCGGAGATCGTCAAGCCGGAACGCGTCGTGCCGACGACCATCGAATTCGTCGATATCGCCGGCCTGGTCGCCGGCGCTTCGAAAGGGGAGGGACTGGGAAACCAGTTCCTTGCGCATATACGGGAAACCGACGCTATCGCTCACGTGGTCCGCTGCTTCGAAGACGAAGATGTGGTGCACGTGGCGGGAAAAGTCGATCCGATTTCCGATATCGAAGTCATCAACACGGAGCTGACCTTGGCCGATCTCGCAACTGTCGACAAGGCTTTGGCGCGCGTTTCGAAATCCGCGAAATCCGGAAACAAGAATGAGGTGGCAAAGAAGCAGATCATCGAGAAGCTGTTGGAACATCTCGACGCCGGTCAGCCGGCGCGTACGGCGCCGCTAGACGACGAGGCTAAGGCGCTGATTCGCGACCTGCATCTTCTAACGATGAAGCCGACGATGTACATCGCTAACGTACGCGAAGACGGATTTGAAAATAATCCTTATTTGGACGCCGTGGTTGCCTTCGCGAAGAAAGAGGATGCTGTAGTGGTGCCGGTTTGCGCGGCTTTCGAGGCCGAAATCGCGCAATTGGAGGACGACGAAAAGGAAGAGTTTTTGAAAGAAATGGGACTGACAGAACCGGGCCTCAACCGTGTCATTAGAGCGGCCTATCAGCTGCTCAACCTAGCGACATATTTCACTGCCGGGGTTAAGGAAGTGCGCGCTTGGACCATTCCGGTCGGAGCGACAGCTCCTCGAGCAGCGGGAGTCATACACACGGATTTCGAACGCGGTTTCATTCGTGCCGAGGTGATCGCTTATGAGGACTTCATCGCTTACCGGGGCGAACAGGGCGCCAAGGACGCGGGAAAATGGCGTCTCGAAGGAAAGGACTACGTTATGAAGGACGGCGACGTCGTTCACTTCCGTTTCAATGTTTGA
- a CDS encoding transcriptional repressor, giving the protein MKIRTTPVPSEHTAPNHDHRDCVDRALRVAEELCAQREVRLTPIRRKVLELIWESHRAVKAYDLLDRIKPYERTAKPATVYRALEFLMEQCLIHRVESLNAFIGCNCSEQRHEQLLLICERCGNVEERMGADVMLAVAKEVEQAGFTLHRKAIEIHGLCADCRKAEGGT; this is encoded by the coding sequence ATGAAAATCCGGACAACGCCTGTTCCAAGCGAACACACCGCGCCAAATCATGATCACCGCGACTGCGTCGATAGGGCGCTCCGCGTCGCAGAAGAGCTGTGTGCCCAACGCGAGGTCCGGCTGACGCCGATCCGCCGTAAGGTGCTCGAACTAATTTGGGAAAGCCATCGTGCGGTCAAGGCTTACGACCTGCTCGACAGGATTAAGCCGTACGAGCGGACCGCGAAGCCGGCGACGGTCTACCGTGCCCTTGAGTTTCTGATGGAGCAGTGTCTGATTCATCGCGTGGAAAGCCTGAACGCTTTCATCGGCTGCAACTGCTCCGAACAACGGCATGAGCAATTGCTGTTGATCTGTGAGCGATGCGGAAATGTCGAGGAAAGAATGGGAGCCGACGTCATGCTGGCGGTTGCAAAGGAAGTGGAACAGGCAGGATTTACCCTTCACCGAAAAGCCATCGAGATTCACGGGCTATGCGCCGATTGTCGGAAGGCCGAGGGCGGCACCTGA
- a CDS encoding TonB-dependent receptor, which yields MNDRVVLSITLAISFASVAAEEDPVKELDSVLVTAPVDRQAGETARPFNALTGDELSRKAANTLGETLNQELGVTSSSFGAGVGQPVIRGQSGPRVRVMQDSLGIQDVSTLSPDHANVIEPILAERIEVLRGPQTLLYGSGAIGGLVNVIDNRIPDRLPERLVTGAVEQRYSTVSDETTSVVRLDAGHGFFVLHLDGFYRDRNDVGIPGFAIDEKAEAAAHGAEGHEEAVVNTKGYIANTDARARGGTVGFSLVGDSGFLGSSVNRLENDYGIPPGAHDHVHEDGDETDSLDRIRVDMEQSRYDFKGELYDPVPFAETLRMRLGYTDYRHVERHNGAAGTVFKNEAVEGRIELVHTDVGPWHGMVGAQVQDGEFSALGEEAVVPKSNISSYGFFAVEDMHWRDVLIELGLRVEVQTISPEGRKSRSHTPVSASGSLVWDLREDTVVTFAVTRSQRAPQVQELFSNGFHAATRSFERGNPGLKEETSYNLDLGFRYNPGWVSAEINLFHNWVDDYIFQRSPGVVFNRENEQFEAVCSEQDVCIPVLESTQVDATFKGFEASLKFPVFDRSFGKLELTLFSDYVRGRLDHGGDVPRMPPLRYGFQVDYSLENLTAFARLMNVEAQNKPGENETRTDGYLLFNVGAEYRLAMADYAEFMVFVRGKNLFDEPIRNSTSYLRNIAPEPGRTGEFGIRVNF from the coding sequence ATGAACGACCGAGTCGTCCTGTCGATCACTCTGGCCATATCTTTTGCTTCCGTGGCAGCCGAAGAGGACCCCGTCAAAGAGTTGGATTCTGTATTGGTTACCGCACCGGTGGATCGGCAGGCCGGGGAAACTGCGCGTCCTTTCAATGCGCTGACCGGCGACGAACTGTCGCGGAAAGCGGCGAACACTTTGGGCGAAACCTTGAATCAAGAACTCGGGGTGACGAGTTCGTCTTTTGGCGCCGGTGTCGGTCAGCCAGTCATTCGTGGGCAAAGTGGCCCCCGCGTTCGGGTTATGCAAGATAGCTTGGGGATTCAAGACGTGTCCACCTTGAGCCCGGACCATGCGAACGTCATCGAGCCGATTCTCGCTGAGCGGATCGAAGTGTTGCGGGGGCCTCAAACCCTATTGTATGGCTCCGGCGCTATCGGTGGTCTGGTCAATGTCATCGACAACCGAATTCCCGATCGACTGCCGGAAAGGCTTGTCACAGGCGCGGTGGAGCAGCGCTACAGTACCGTATCCGACGAAACGACGAGCGTGGTGCGCTTGGATGCGGGGCACGGTTTTTTCGTGCTGCATCTGGACGGTTTCTACCGCGACCGGAACGATGTCGGGATTCCGGGGTTCGCCATCGACGAGAAGGCGGAGGCGGCTGCACACGGCGCTGAGGGCCATGAAGAAGCCGTCGTCAATACCAAAGGCTATATCGCTAACACGGACGCGAGGGCCAGGGGTGGCACGGTGGGTTTCTCTCTTGTCGGCGACTCCGGATTCCTCGGCTCTTCGGTCAACCGTCTGGAAAACGACTACGGCATACCACCCGGCGCGCATGACCATGTACACGAGGATGGCGACGAAACTGATAGCTTGGACAGGATACGGGTCGATATGGAGCAATCTCGTTACGATTTCAAAGGCGAGCTGTACGATCCCGTCCCTTTTGCCGAGACGCTGAGGATGCGGCTCGGCTATACCGATTACCGGCACGTCGAACGGCACAACGGAGCCGCCGGTACCGTGTTCAAGAACGAAGCCGTGGAAGGGCGGATCGAACTGGTTCATACCGATGTCGGTCCCTGGCACGGCATGGTCGGTGCTCAGGTGCAAGATGGCGAGTTCTCAGCCTTGGGCGAGGAGGCGGTGGTACCGAAATCGAACATTTCTTCCTACGGCTTTTTTGCGGTCGAGGATATGCACTGGCGCGATGTTCTCATCGAATTGGGCTTACGTGTCGAGGTTCAGACGATCAGTCCGGAAGGTCGAAAAAGCCGTTCGCACACGCCAGTTAGCGCATCGGGATCCTTGGTGTGGGATCTTAGAGAGGACACAGTGGTCACTTTCGCCGTGACGCGTTCTCAGCGGGCGCCCCAGGTCCAGGAGCTATTCTCGAACGGGTTTCACGCCGCGACGCGGAGTTTCGAACGCGGCAACCCAGGGCTCAAGGAAGAAACATCCTACAACCTCGACTTGGGGTTTCGATACAACCCGGGTTGGGTGAGCGCCGAAATCAATCTGTTCCACAATTGGGTCGACGACTATATCTTTCAGCGCAGTCCGGGCGTGGTGTTCAATCGGGAAAATGAGCAATTCGAAGCCGTCTGTTCCGAACAGGATGTCTGTATTCCGGTGCTCGAAAGTACCCAAGTAGACGCCACCTTCAAGGGCTTCGAAGCGAGCTTGAAGTTCCCGGTGTTCGATCGAAGCTTCGGAAAGCTGGAGCTCACGCTGTTTTCCGACTACGTTCGCGGTCGGCTCGACCATGGTGGCGATGTCCCGCGCATGCCGCCGCTTCGATATGGTTTTCAGGTCGATTACAGCTTAGAAAACCTCACTGCTTTCGCCCGGCTGATGAATGTCGAAGCGCAGAATAAACCGGGCGAGAACGAAACCAGGACGGACGGGTATCTGCTCTTCAATGTCGGTGCGGAATACCGGCTGGCGATGGCGGATTACGCCGAGTTCATGGTATTCGTGAGAGGCAAGAATCTCTTTGACGAACCTATACGCAACTCCACGTCCTACCTCCGCAATATCGCACCGGAGCCCGGTCGTACTGGCGAATTCGGGATACGCGTCAATTTTTAG
- a CDS encoding citrate synthase, whose translation MTNQYEYLNLTDPEGRRLTSLPVIKGTMGPSVLDISKLYKEVGCFTVDPGFSATASCASGITFIDGEQGILLYRGYPIEQLAARSNFLEVTYLLWYGKLPNESQLQQFTHEVVHHTMINESLRLFYQGFHHDAHPMAVLVGVVGSLSAFYHDYLDIHDQKSREMAALRLVAKMPTIAAAAYKYTMGQPQIYPKNSLSYAGNFLHMMFAMPTQPYEVDPVAERALDLLLVLHADHEQNASTSTVRLAGSSGANPFACVAAGIAALWGPAHGGANEAVIRMLQEIGDAKNIPKYIARAKDKKDPFRLMGFGHRVYKNFDPRATIIRETCYQVLEKLADSRDPLFELALRLEEIALKDEYFIERKLYPNVDFYSGIIYRALNIPMSMFTAMFAIARTAGWMAHWMEMMADPELRIGRPRQLYTGPVMRDYVPLEERKQR comes from the coding sequence ATGACTAATCAATATGAATACCTCAATTTAACTGATCCCGAAGGTCGACGTCTTACGTCTTTGCCGGTCATCAAGGGGACGATGGGGCCGTCCGTCCTCGATATTTCCAAGCTTTACAAAGAGGTGGGATGCTTCACGGTAGACCCAGGCTTTTCGGCAACCGCGAGTTGTGCGAGTGGCATCACCTTCATCGACGGCGAACAAGGCATACTGCTGTACCGAGGGTATCCGATCGAGCAGTTAGCGGCCCGCAGCAACTTCCTGGAGGTCACGTATCTGTTGTGGTATGGCAAGCTGCCGAACGAGAGCCAGTTGCAGCAGTTTACCCATGAGGTCGTGCATCACACGATGATCAACGAATCCCTGCGACTTTTCTACCAGGGATTTCATCATGACGCACATCCGATGGCGGTCTTGGTTGGGGTAGTCGGATCACTTTCCGCGTTCTATCACGATTACTTGGATATCCACGATCAGAAATCACGGGAGATGGCGGCGCTCCGTCTGGTCGCCAAGATGCCGACGATAGCGGCGGCGGCTTATAAATACACCATGGGACAGCCGCAAATCTATCCCAAGAATTCTTTGAGCTATGCGGGCAATTTCTTGCACATGATGTTTGCGATGCCGACCCAGCCCTACGAGGTCGATCCGGTGGCCGAGCGCGCGCTGGACTTGCTTTTGGTACTGCATGCGGATCACGAACAAAACGCGAGCACATCGACGGTACGTTTGGCCGGGAGCTCGGGCGCCAATCCGTTCGCGTGCGTCGCCGCGGGGATCGCGGCACTTTGGGGACCCGCACATGGCGGCGCAAACGAGGCGGTGATCAGAATGCTGCAGGAGATCGGAGACGCCAAGAACATACCCAAGTACATTGCCCGCGCGAAAGACAAGAAAGACCCGTTCCGGCTTATGGGATTTGGTCATCGCGTGTACAAGAATTTCGATCCGCGCGCGACGATTATTCGCGAAACTTGCTATCAGGTGCTCGAAAAACTGGCCGATAGCAGAGACCCACTGTTCGAGCTGGCGCTTCGTTTGGAAGAAATCGCATTGAAGGATGAGTATTTCATCGAGCGCAAGCTCTATCCCAACGTCGATTTTTACTCGGGCATCATTTATCGTGCCTTGAACATCCCAATGAGCATGTTTACCGCCATGTTCGCGATTGCTCGCACCGCCGGTTGGATGGCTCACTGGATGGAGATGATGGCTGACCCTGAACTGCGGATCGGCCGCCCGAGACAGCTCTACACCGGACCCGTCATGCGGGACTATGTGCCGTTAGAAGAGCGGAAGCAGCGTTAA
- a CDS encoding GGDEF domain-containing response regulator, producing the protein MNSINMTPIIRLVLIHSDPECRRNYKQALEGHSTYRFEVVEASTGRQGLKLIRSEAPDCIVVDGQLPDFDTRDLLADLAANVGEDLAPVIVVRSEESAAAITGVPKNLVADYLAEPLDPSFAHRLPDLIAHDVSRIRLLREKNEALEQLRKAEAKYRALVEQIPAITYIASLEAPGKLLYVSPQTRQLGYSPETWLDDPLGIGLLKWIHPDDREAVIEQFATTYERHVPLYCEYRVITHDGKVRWMRDQADIVRDDAGHPLFLQGTLVDIDKDKALERELEQYRRRLDELEAERAARLQKEASVLRVANANPDRTLCDRVEFEQHLEYLLASSRESQAEHVLCYLDLDHFKIFTDTYGSAAGTRLLQSVGDALERRLRQSDILGRLGGDKFGLLLENCPLERAWIVANNLRDAVKNCSLSWAGKDLWISVSIGITALRAAGGNAASVLRDADSACRIAKMKGRDRTYIFDGRDTDELRDALTAKSSAKPRRTDWPVIVDTNAMPLRKKA; encoded by the coding sequence ATGAACTCCATCAACATGACACCGATTATTCGCCTCGTGCTCATCCACAGTGATCCCGAGTGTCGCCGAAACTATAAACAGGCGCTCGAGGGGCATTCGACCTATCGCTTCGAGGTCGTCGAAGCCAGCACTGGCCGTCAAGGGCTGAAATTGATCCGAAGTGAGGCGCCCGATTGCATCGTGGTCGATGGACAACTGCCGGATTTCGACACACGCGATTTGCTCGCCGACTTGGCTGCGAACGTGGGCGAGGACCTCGCTCCGGTGATTGTAGTAAGGTCCGAGGAGAGTGCAGCAGCTATAACCGGTGTCCCTAAGAACCTTGTCGCGGACTATCTTGCGGAACCCCTTGATCCCTCATTCGCGCACCGGCTTCCGGATCTGATCGCCCACGACGTCAGCCGGATTCGACTTCTGAGGGAAAAAAACGAAGCTCTGGAACAATTGCGGAAGGCGGAAGCTAAGTACCGCGCGCTGGTGGAGCAAATTCCCGCGATCACCTACATCGCCTCGCTGGAAGCGCCTGGAAAGCTGCTGTACGTAAGCCCACAGACAAGGCAGCTCGGCTACAGTCCCGAAACCTGGCTGGATGACCCGCTAGGCATCGGGCTACTCAAGTGGATCCATCCTGACGACCGGGAGGCGGTAATCGAACAGTTCGCGACGACGTATGAGCGTCACGTGCCGCTTTATTGCGAATACCGCGTGATCACCCACGACGGCAAGGTGCGCTGGATGCGCGATCAGGCCGATATCGTTCGAGACGACGCCGGACACCCGCTGTTCCTGCAAGGAACGCTCGTCGACATCGACAAAGATAAGGCACTGGAACGGGAACTGGAGCAGTATCGCCGGCGACTCGATGAGCTGGAAGCCGAGCGTGCGGCACGACTGCAAAAAGAAGCTAGCGTGCTCCGGGTCGCGAACGCCAATCCGGACCGTACGCTGTGCGATCGTGTCGAATTCGAGCAGCACCTGGAATATCTTTTGGCTTCCTCCCGAGAAAGCCAAGCCGAGCATGTGCTTTGCTATCTCGACCTCGATCATTTCAAAATTTTCACCGACACATATGGGAGCGCTGCCGGCACCCGACTGCTGCAATCCGTAGGAGATGCCTTGGAACGACGATTGCGACAGAGCGACATTCTCGGGAGACTTGGCGGTGATAAATTCGGCCTGTTGCTGGAAAACTGTCCACTCGAACGGGCGTGGATCGTCGCAAACAACCTCAGGGACGCCGTCAAGAACTGTTCTCTGTCCTGGGCGGGAAAAGACTTATGGATAAGCGTCAGCATCGGCATCACGGCGTTGAGGGCCGCGGGCGGCAATGCCGCGTCCGTGCTACGGGACGCTGATTCGGCATGTCGCATCGCCAAGATGAAAGGCCGCGATCGCACCTACATCTTCGATGGTCGGGACACCGACGAGCTGAGAGATGCGCTTACCGCGAAATCATCTGCGAAACCCCGGAGGACGGACTGGCCGGTGATCGTGGATACCAATGCGATGCCGCTAAGAAAGAAAGCCTGA